aaacacctgtctatataaggtctcacagttgacagtgcatgtcagagcagaaaccaagccatgaggtcgaaggaattgtccaaagagctccaagacaggattgtgtcgaggcacagatctggggaagggtaccaaaaaatgtctgcagcattgaaggtccccaagaacacagtggcctccatcattcttaaatggaaaagtttggaaccaccaagattcttcctaaagctggctgcccggccaaactgagcaatcgggggagatggtccttggtcacggaggtgaccaagaacccgatggtcactcagacacctcacaagtcctcaactggcagcttcattaaatagtacccgcaaaacaccggtctcaacgtcaaaagtgaagaggcgactccgggatgctggccttctaggcagagttcctctgtccagtgtctgtgttcttttgcccatcttaatcttttatttttattggccagtctgagatatggctttttctttgcaactctgcctagaaaaccagcatcccggagtcgcctcttcactgttgacgttgagactggtgttttgcgggtactatttaaggaagctgccagttgaggacttgtgaggcgtctgtttctcaaactagacactctaatgtacttgtcctcttgctcagttgtgcaccgggacctcccactcctctttctattctggttagagccagtttgcactgttctgtgaagggagtagtacacagcgttgtacaagatcttcagtttcatggcattttcagaagaaaggtctttgtttctggacattttgagcctgtaatcgaacccacaaatgctgatgctccagatactgaactagtctaaagaaggccagttttattgcttctttaatcagaacaacagttttcagctgtgctaacatacttacaaaagggttttctaatgatcaattaaccttttaaaatgataaacttggattagctaacacaacgtgccattggaacacaggagagatggttggtgataacgggcctctgtccgcctatatagatattccataaaaaatcagccgtttccaggtacaatagtcatttacaacattaacaatgtctacactgtatttctgatcaatttgatgttattttaatggacaaaaaatgtgcttttctttcaaaaacaaggacatttctaagtgaccccaaacttttcaacggtagtgtatgtacctttatcactccagtatccctgcacattgtaaatgtgTTACTGGAATTGACCccgtatatacagtgccttgcgaaagtattcggcccccttgaacttttcgaccttttgccacatttcaggcttcaaacataaagatataaaactgtaattttttgtgaagaatcaacaacaagtgggacacaattatgaagtggaacgaaatttattggatatttcaaacttttttaacaaataaaaaactgaaaaattggccgtgcaaaattattcagcccctttactttcagtgcagcaaactctctccagaagttcagtgaggatctctgaatgatccaatgttgacctaaatgactaatgatgataaatagaatccacctgtgtgtaatcaagtctccgtataaatgcacctgctctgtgatagtctcagaggtccgtttaaagcacagagagcatcatgaagaacaaggaacacaccaggcaggtccgagatactgttgtggagaagtttaaagccggatttggatacaaaaagatttcccaagctttaaacatcccaaggagcactgtgcaagcgataatattgaaatggaaggagtatcagaccactgaaaatctacgaagacccggccgtccctctaaactttcagctcatacaaggagaagactgatcagagatgcagccaagaggcccatgatcactctggatgaactgcagaaatctacagctgaggtgggagactctgtccataggacaacaatcagtcgtatactgcacaaatctggcctttatagaagagtggcaagaagaaagccatttcttaaagatatccataaaaagtgttgtttaaagtttgccactagccacctgggagacacaccaaacatgtggaagaaggtgctctggtcagatgaaaccaaaattgaactttttggcaacaatgcaaaacgttatgtttggctaaaagcaacacagctcatcaccctgaacacaccatccccactgtcaaacatggtggtggcagcatcatggtttgggcctgcttttcttcagcaggggcagggaagatggttaaaattgatgggaagatggatggagccaaatacaggaccattctggaagaaaacctgatggagtctgcaaaagacctgagactgggacggagatttgtcttccaacaagacaatgatccaaaacataaagcaaaatctacaatggaatggttcacaaataaacatatccaggtgttagaatggccaagtcaaagtccaggcctgaatccaatcgagaatctgtggaaagaactgaaaactgctgttcacaaacgctctccatccaacctcactgagctcgagctgttttgcaaggaggaatgggcaaaaatttcagtctctcgatgtgcacaactgatagagacataccccaagcgacttacagctgtaatcgcagcaaaaggtggcgctacaaagtttTAACTTAAGGGGGcggaataattttgcacgcccaatttttcagttttttatttgttaaaaaagtttgaaatatccaataaatttcattccacttcatgattgtgtcccacttgttgttgattcttcaccaaaaaattacagttttatatctttatgtttgaagccctgaaatgtggcaaaaggtcgaaaagttcaagggggccgaatactttcgcaaggcattgtagtatgcttacttactttattgtgttcttcttatttcttattttatttcttatgtgtttttgttctaccttgtgttatttttagtattatattgttattgattattgcattgttggatTTAGCGctggcaagaaaggcatttcactgtacttgtgcatgtgacattaaaacgttCAACttgaaccaaatgacctggatggTAGTTGAGATGACCTTAAAAGTACATGGTTCAAGTGATCAATGCCGTTctagattctgcacagattattgtgaagatctccacaaaCCTGCGATGACCtctgcatgctatcttgaacatgcatgctttatatgattacataagaaaaaatgtatatttacagtaacctcaaaatgtggtcATTGATGTGCGGAATTAAATGGCCAGGTGCgcaattaaaggggaattacactAAAAAATTACACTCAAAAAAATGTGTTCATTTTCTTCCAGACCTACAAAATTGTCttctgatgtgatttaagcattgacatGGGCTCAGAACATCTAACTGTGTTGTTTCTCTATAAACAATAgtaattttgagagtgaaaaaaaagagaaaaaaaatctaaaaacaggAAAAAATAATACTGCGAGAACATAATTTCAGAAAATATAAAAGAGAATTTTGGgggtaaaaaacacattttataggGCCCACCTTAGAGTCgtttattaaccattattttaccaggcatATTGGCagaaaacatagtgcactactttctcttgtacactaacgaccaggggaagagttgacaacatagtgcactactttctcttgtacactaaggaccaggggaagagttgacaacatagtgcactactttctcttgtacactaaggaccaggggaagagttgacaacatagtgcactactttctcttgtacactaacaaccaggggaagagttgacaacatagtacactactttctcttgtacactaaggaccaggggaagagttgacaacatagtgcactactttctcttgtacactaaggaccaggggaagagttgacaacatagtgcactactttctcttgtacactaaggaccaggggaagagttgacaacatagtgcactactttctcttgtacactaacgaccaggggaagagttgacaacatagtgcactactttctcttgtacactaaggaccaggggaagagttgacaacatagtgcactactttctcttgtacactaacgaccaggggaagagttgacaacataATACATGACTTTCTCTTGTACACCAGGGGAAGAGTTGTGGGGAAGAGTTGCCAACATAATACATGACTTTCTCTTGTACACCAGTGGAAGAGTTGTGGGGAAGAGTTGTGGGGAAGAGTTGCCAACATAATACATGACTTTCTCTTGTACACCAGGGGAAGAGTTGTGGGGAAGAGTtgtggggaagagttgacaacataATACATGACTTTCTCTTGTACACCAGGGGAAGAGTTGTGGGGAAGAGTTgccaacatagtgcactactttctcttgtacactaaggaccaggggaagagttgacaacatagtgcactactttctcttgtacactaaggaccaggggaagagttgacaacatagtgcactactttctcttgtacactaacgaccaggggaagagttgacaacatagtacactactttctcttgtacactaaggaccaggggaagagttgacaacatagtacactactttctcttgtacactaacgaccaggggaagagttgacaacatagtgcactactttctcttgtacaccaggggaagagttgtggggaagagttgacaacataATACATGACTTTCTCTTGTACACCAGGGGAAGAGTTGTGGGGAAGAGTtgtggggaagagttgacaacataATACATGACTTTCTCTTGTACACCAGGGGAAGAGTTGTGGGGAAGAGTTGTGGGGAAGAGTTGCCAACATAATACATGACTTTCTCTTGTACACCAGTGGAAGAGTTGTGGGGAAGAGTTGTGGGGAAGAGTTGTGGTGAAGAGttgtgggggagaggaggagaatgtgCTTATTtaacagaaaaaaagaaaaagaattgtagCTTGTGACATGTTTCATTTTTCTTTagtagctctcatgctagaaaaggcTGGAGACACCTGAtgcagacagatcaactctccattaAGAGGTGCTTCCCAGCCTATAGTTTTTTTTCTGATGTTGTTTTAAAggtacttttttcaaatcaaatgtattttccacatagattccacgtcacaatatgttgacaaattacgttgaaacaatgTTAATTCAACCAGTTGGTTCCAAGTGGGTTATGCCCAATACCTCCAACCCTCCCACAActcaccccacctcaccatcAGCTCCCTAATCCAGGTCATGGATTAGGGAGCAAGCATGCCTTGCCTAGGTTTGATATACTCAATCCATGTGTGCCAATTCTCTACCTTTCTCCCGAAGTGGGCACTCATACACTCCTTCCCACACATTTCATAGCATTGAAACGGATCTGAAATGCAGAGACCTATAATCACAGCTGTTCTCATTTCCGTCCGGCAACAAGAAGTAGAGGCATATTTGTGACATAATAATTATATTGATTCACTAAATAAAACATAATCACAAAACAAAAGAAACAGcaataatacagtgtgtgtggtcATTTCCTGGTTATGAGTGTTACAGTTCTAGGTGCAGTACTCCCTAAATGACCTGCAGTTCAGTATGGAGAGAGATCGAAAACATCCCTCAACCAAGAGCCAGACATGGGTTTCCTTCTCCACAGAAAAAAACTGTCCCCACGAGATGACTTGTGGTTCTGATTCCATTGGTAGTGGAAACACGTTGAGGAACCATCATGCCTGGTTCTCTTCAGTTCTGTTTCCTTAGTTCCTCCTGGTTCATGCAATGAAGAATCGGAATTAAAGAATTGAACCCCATTAGTCTTGAGGTGCAGGTGCAAAACATTCAATGAGTATAATCGTCCTCTGGAGTTCATTACCACATTCCATATCAGAACTCGTGACATGACTTGTCTGTTATCCAGCGTCCCACTGTTGTGTTCAGGCTTTGTTGACTATTACGGCTTCAGCTCAATTTCACCATCCTGAGCAGAGAAACACTCAGTCATTGGGCCTCATATGTTCCTCTCATAAACTGGTGCCACACAGCAGATGCCAAGCAACGGCGTCTAAATAAATTCACACATCAAAATAATATACATTTTTCATGTACACAAAAACTGTACACTGTAATAGTAGCCTAGGCATTAGTTAGTTGAAATAATAACACCTTACTGCTGTTTGAGTGTTCTTTGTTTCTGAACAGAGACCAGGGGAGCGCAGAACAGAACAGCAGATGGGGTCCAGGGCATTCTGATTATCATGGCTGAAAGGGCTGCATCCAAACAGGCAGAGGAAAGAAAGACAAATGACATGAGTCACCTCGTCTTCAATCTCTGACTTGGCATTTTGAGAATAACAACAGGCAACAAAGGGAAAATAGATCCCAGATGACGGAAAGAAGGAaaaaaagaggagaagaagaagaagcgggGGATAAACCGATTCTGTGGGAGACATAACTGATGCAAAGAGAAACACAAACACTGAAATGAAAGGTTTGGTTGGGTGGATGTGTGTACATTGGACAGAGTTAAAGGGTGGATTTAGATTTTGCCATCCTGTGTCCTGAAAATGTCCAGGAGAAACCTGGACAGCAGTTGAGAAGAACATCAAAGACTGTGGTCTGACCAAGAACCCTTACCAAGATGGCCGCTAGTGCTGACTTGAAATAGTAGCACTCTTTCTCTCTTGTGGAGGCCCCATGCATCCAAAAGCGTTAAGATGATTAAGTAAGTAAGAGTCCTGGATGGGCCTCGTCTACCCATATACCAAATGAAAGGTTTagttgtgtgggtttgtgtgtacaGGAGGCTACTGGTCTACTTACAAACGTTGACCCACTCAGTGACTCGACACTCCTCACAGAGCACGTAGCAGCACCAGTGGAAGCGGCAGTGGCACCTCTCACTACGTGTCTGCTTCAGGATATTGTGCCCTCTCCCGCAGCACAGGGACCCGCAGCTGTCCATGCTGTGGCTGGTCTTGTTGCAGATCCGTCCCTGGGTGCCCAAGGAGTCCAGGGACGGCTCCCGCTCACAGAAGTCTGGAGACTTCTCAAAGTAGACCAGCTCCCGTGACACACTCGGCCTCCGCCGACTCACATTGTTTGGGCTACCCACGCCCCCAGACCCAGATCTGGACCCCACTCCGGCCCCGTTCCTAACCCCATTCAAGGCTCCATTGCCAGCTGCGACCCGGGGGTTGAACACCCCGCTGTTCTTGTTCTGGGAGTTGATGAAGATGGCGGAGAGGAACTTATCCCTCAGCAGAGAACCCAGCAGCCTGAACTCAGGAGACACGTACCAGCAGGTCTTGAACTGGCAGCTGCCTGACGTGCCGTGACACTTACACCTCCGCTTCATGTTGTCAGTCACAAGCTGTGCAGGGGGAAACAATCATGTCACTATCCATAGAAGTATAGAAGACCTTTGACTGCAATGTACTAGGGTAACAATTATAAACGTATTTAAAGatacactatgcagaaatcgctcctccatttcctggatgctaaaattctaatagtttgcctcatTTCAGTTTCTGTGAAAAAACAAGCAAGAATAGCATAGAGAAtcgttgtaccatctaaactgctgtgacatatattttccataaccaaaaacatTATATTTTaagttgtttgaagctggtgtacaaaaccgaaagtaaaagatgaaAAAAATCGAACtgaagaacgggaagcatagaaatggcagacatagaacagatctaccgatTCTTAGACTCACTTTCAATGAAAataacagatctataacacacatttatGTGAatttgtgaatttggtcaggtcacctaaaaagttacatattgcagctttaaaacgGTTTATACATGTTTTATAAGTATTTTATTGACTGTTTATGAATCTGTAATAAACATTTATAACTAATTAATTCAATTCGATATTAAATTCCGTAAATGTTAGAAAACTTGATGAATTCCATTGCGAAACCTTCACCAAATGAGAGCCTGAATCCTATCTGCAGTTATCATCTTGATAAAAATACACAAGATGAATCCTATCTGCAGTTATCATCTTGATAAAAATACACAAGATGAATCCTATCTGCAGTTATCATCTTGATAAAAATACACAAGATGAATCCTATCTGCAGTTATCATCTTGATAAAAATACACAAGATGAATCCTATCTGCAGTTATCATCTTGATAAAAATACACAAGATGAATCCTATCTGCAGTTATCATCTTGATAAAAATACACAAGATGAATCCTATCTGCAGTTATCATCTTGATAAAAATACACAAGATGAATCCTATCTGCAGTTATCATCTTGATAAAAATACACAAGATGAATCCTATCTGCAGTTATCATCTTGATAAAAATACACAAGATGAATCCTATCTGCAGTTATCATCTTGATAAAAATACACAAGATGAATCCTATCTGTCAGAGTCTCTGCTCACCTGTCGGCCCACCCTGTTGTTGTGGATCCTCATGCGGGCGTGGATATCCCTCGGAGTCCCCCGGGAGTCCAACCAATCCCTGGAGAATCTCTCACCGAAGCGGGTGTCATGGCTACAGCCCCCCCACTCCCAGGTTTCCTGCTGGGGGCTGAAGTCCTCTGGCAGGGgattgaggagggaggtggggtggGTAGAACCAGAacgctggctggctggcacatCTCTGAAAtcatgggggtggggggggcctCCTCCCCCGCCCCCTCCCATGCCCGCTCTGGCCCCGCCTCTCTGTAGGCTCTGCAGCTGCAGTTGGGTGAGTTTGAGACGGATCTTGTCATCGTCCAGGCGACGCTTGGCCTCGCAGCCGCAGTCACGGAGCTTGCCCAGGCTGCAGGCAGAAGCCACGGAGTGTGCCACACCCGCTGCcaacagggacagagagaaggcAGTCTCCCTGAAGCCTGTgggagagcggagagagataCATCAGAGTCATGATGTCATCATACTGGGATAATCTAGATGCCACAGGAAAGCTTCATATCCTTTCATTATTTTTATTCTATAAAGGAAAACATGCAAAGAAATGCTTTTATGTCAGCATCCCTTTCTTGTCCGCTATCCCCACCTAGGGCCTAAAGGTTTTCCTGACCAGGGACCTGGTCAGATCACATGGAAAATATCCTGTCTGCATGTCcaccctccatctttctctgcccctgtgtctctctcacccCTGTTGAGGATTGCGCTCTGGTGGGGCAGCTTGTTGAGGCTCTCCAGGGCAGAACAGTTCCACCGCTGGTCTCTGAGCTGGTGCTGGCACTCGTGGATGGCCACCTGGGATGCACAGAAATACACCACCAGAATGGACATTggcattttcaaatcaaatcaaatcaacctttatttgtcacgtgcgctgaatacaacaggtgtagaccctacagtgaaatgcttacaggctctaaccaatagtgcagaaaaggtattaggtgaacaataggtaggtaaagaaataaaacaacagtaaaaagacaggctatatacagtagcgaggctatatacagtagcgaggctataaaagtagcgaggctacatacagacaccgctTAGCAGCCTGATTgatgtagtatgtacatgtagatatggttaaagtgactatgcatatatgatgaacagagagtcgcaggaaaagaggggttggcaggtggtaACATGACTAAAATGATGGCCATCTTGGTCATTGAATCTTCATTCCAGACCCCCATAAAATATGGTCAAATATTGCATAAAACAATTCATTGTatcatatatctatctatctatgacCTGTATGCCCTGCAGGGCTGAAGCCGTCACGTCGGGGCTCCGAACACACAGACGCATCTGACGCTTGCTCAGGCCCGCCAGCCGCAGGCAGACAGAGGTAGGGGTCAGCACTGGATCTCCTGCTACCTTCAGACCCAGGATGTCATTACACAGCACCCTGAGGTGAGGATACAGTGGTGTTGGCACAGGGTTCATCAGTCAACTCTAGAGCAATATCTATCTGTGAAGTGCCTGCTCCGACCCTCCGTCTAAGAATGAAAGTGTCATGTAATGAAATGAACATTCACAGAAAAGTACTTGCTGACACGGCTTAACGCTAAATTCtgggaaaatatgtattttcaattaAATAGAATGTTGATTATTATCTCTGGGATTACCatcatactgtatctacagtAGGCCTATTTACATATATTCACTACTTACATTTTAGTTACACAAGCTCCAGTGAAGCACAGTATTGTAAAAAAGTGTGCAGTAGAAACCTGGATGGCATTGTTACTAAACCATCTCTGTTTTGCATGTCCTTAATCATTCAGTCTCCCAACTGTTGGTTCtgattagagtgtgtgtgtgtgtgtgtgtgtgtgtgtgtgtgtgtgtgtgtgtgtgtgtgtgtgtgtgtgtgtgtgtgtgtgtgtgtgtgtgtgtgtgcgtgtgcgtgtgcgtgtgcgtgtgtgtgtgtgtgtgtgtgtgtgtgtgtgtcattacagGTCACAAACAAAGAAACATTTTGAAATCGTGATGTCAGCGGTAACAGCAGGCAGCAATAGGCATGTTAGTGAGACAGAGTTGAACGCAGACATCAAGGCATTGTAACATGTTCACCAACAAGTTATTTAACTAAAATAGAATATTAGATCAACCTCAAGGAAATATCAGTAACTTAACTAAATATTCCTCCTCCGACTTAACTTTTCTTTTTAATTATTTCTCATCCCCAGAATGCTCATTGAACATCATCACCACTTTATCAACTTCTCATCACTCTCTCAGGCTACTTACGTGATTGCAGGTGACGTAAGTGCCGCTGCCAAAATCAGGACAAGGTCCCAACTGAATTTATGTGATATCTCCATTTTGGTAAGCGTCTTTCCCGACGTGACATTAAAACACTGGTGTGAAAATCGATTAAAAGAAAAATTGGACAAGAGTGGAGTAGATTATCGATGTGCCTCCAACAGAACGAGGAATGAAGAAAGAGAGCAGAATAGTTTGGGGCGAacgtgaaggggaggaggagagaaaataaGGGAGGGGAGACGTCGCTACAGGCGGTTGTTTTCGAAGTATTGAGCTTCTGAGAAAAGCATCAACAGTTGACAAACCATTATGTGAATTTGACCGATAGCCAATAAGTGTCACAACATATCCAAAGATTTTTCGCGCAGGTACCATTTTCCTCACCAGCATCACCATCTGTGAGTGAGAAATGTTACTACCATATAATAGTAGAAAACGCTTTTATATGTATCATCACTGATATGGATGTTTACTATTTTGTTGGATACAACTGAAAGAAAACGAAAATGTATTCAGATGAAACCCAAGAGAAAAATCATTCCAGATATGTCTAGGAAATAAATGACTATGGTGTTGGGGGGAGGGGATCGGTTGGTCGCTGCTGGTTCACTGTACGACAGGGAG
The window above is part of the Salmo salar chromosome ssa15, Ssal_v3.1, whole genome shotgun sequence genome. Proteins encoded here:
- the LOC106572675 gene encoding protein Wnt-10b gives rise to the protein MEISHKFSWDLVLILAAALTSPAITVLCNDILGLKVAGDPVLTPTSVCLRLAGLSKRQMRLCVRSPDVTASALQGIQVAIHECQHQLRDQRWNCSALESLNKLPHQSAILNRGFRETAFSLSLLAAGVAHSVASACSLGKLRDCGCEAKRRLDDDKIRLKLTQLQLQSLQRGGARAGMGGGGGGGPPHPHDFRDVPASQRSGSTHPTSLLNPLPEDFSPQQETWEWGGCSHDTRFGERFSRDWLDSRGTPRDIHARMRIHNNRVGRQLVTDNMKRRCKCHGTSGSCQFKTCWYVSPEFRLLGSLLRDKFLSAIFINSQNKNSGVFNPRVAAGNGALNGVRNGAGVGSRSGSGGVGSPNNVSRRRPSVSRELVYFEKSPDFCEREPSLDSLGTQGRICNKTSHSMDSCGSLCCGRGHNILKQTRSERCHCRFHWCCYVLCEECRVTEWVNVCK